The Aulosira sp. FACHB-615 genome includes a window with the following:
- a CDS encoding DUF1565 domain-containing protein, with product MPQKFYVNPLTGNSTNPGSQQAPFKTISQALKVATPDTIIQLTDGNYSVTSGEVFPLTIPFGVKVIGNEANKGSNILIEGSGNYLSRTFAGQNVTFVMLDGSELRGVTVTNPASRGSGVWSESTTPTIANCTFKNNKREGVFATGDANPVVQGNVFTENAANGIAIAKNAKGQIQDNTCIKTGFGIAISDTASPTLLNNKFTENRSGIVVSGSARPVLRNNVSENNTDDGLTVISTALPDLGSTSSSGGNTFRNNGKFDLQNASSNRLISVGNQIDPSKVSGNIEFASTPIPTPTPVPTPTPTPTPIPTPTPIPVPTPTPTPTPVPTPTPIPVPTPTPTPTPVPTPIPTPVPTPTPIPKPTPVPVPIPIPTPTPDPEPEIDPEPTPTPVPTPTPTPKPTPTPTPAPIDLTDIANHWAAAFIRELVRQGIVNGFPDRTFRPNATMTRAQYAALIVKAFAPSSKRAATQFKDVAANFWAAKVIQQAYQGQFLSGFPDNTFRPNQNIQRVQVLVSLVNGLGLGTASNVANAIKIFDDQAKIPDYAKDEIAKAIDKRIIVNHPNLKQLNPTRDATRAEVAVMVYQALVDAGRVAAIDSQYIVNG from the coding sequence ATGCCTCAAAAATTTTACGTAAATCCTTTAACTGGCAATAGTACCAACCCTGGTAGCCAGCAAGCGCCATTTAAAACCATTAGCCAAGCCCTCAAGGTTGCCACACCTGATACCATTATTCAACTTACAGATGGAAATTACAGCGTTACTAGTGGAGAAGTGTTTCCCTTAACCATTCCATTTGGTGTGAAAGTGATTGGTAACGAAGCCAACAAAGGCAGCAATATTTTAATTGAAGGAAGTGGTAACTATCTGAGTCGGACTTTTGCGGGTCAAAACGTCACCTTTGTGATGTTAGATGGTTCGGAACTGCGGGGAGTGACTGTGACCAACCCAGCATCTCGCGGTAGTGGTGTTTGGTCAGAATCAACAACTCCGACCATTGCCAATTGCACCTTCAAGAATAATAAGCGAGAGGGAGTATTTGCCACTGGTGATGCGAACCCAGTAGTTCAGGGTAATGTATTTACAGAGAATGCAGCTAATGGAATTGCGATCGCTAAAAATGCCAAAGGTCAAATTCAAGACAACACCTGCATTAAAACAGGTTTTGGTATAGCGATTAGTGATACAGCCTCACCCACACTTTTAAATAACAAATTTACCGAAAACCGTTCTGGCATCGTCGTTTCTGGTAGCGCCCGCCCCGTATTACGTAACAATGTGAGTGAAAATAATACCGACGATGGTCTAACTGTAATTTCCACCGCCCTACCAGACTTAGGCAGTACCTCCAGTTCTGGCGGTAACACGTTCCGCAATAACGGCAAATTCGACTTACAAAATGCTAGTTCCAATCGACTAATTTCCGTTGGTAATCAAATTGATCCCAGCAAAGTTAGCGGTAATATCGAGTTTGCTAGTACTCCAATTCCCACACCAACACCAGTACCGACCCCTACGCCTACTCCTACTCCCATACCAACACCCACACCGATTCCCGTACCAACCCCCACACCTACTCCGACTCCCGTACCAACGCCCACACCGATTCCCGTACCGACTCCTACGCCCACACCTACCCCTGTACCAACACCCATACCAACACCAGTACCAACCCCCACACCAATACCAAAACCCACACCAGTACCAGTACCAATACCAATACCCACACCCACCCCAGACCCAGAACCAGAAATAGACCCAGAACCAACACCAACCCCTGTACCCACACCAACACCAACACCAAAACCCACACCAACGCCTACACCTGCACCCATCGACTTAACCGATATTGCTAATCATTGGGCAGCAGCCTTTATTAGAGAATTAGTCAGACAAGGCATAGTTAACGGTTTCCCCGACCGCACCTTTAGACCAAATGCAACCATGACTAGGGCGCAATATGCAGCATTAATTGTCAAAGCTTTTGCACCATCCTCAAAACGGGCAGCAACACAATTTAAAGATGTAGCAGCTAACTTCTGGGCAGCTAAAGTCATTCAGCAAGCCTATCAAGGTCAATTTCTCTCTGGTTTCCCAGATAATACATTCCGCCCTAACCAAAATATCCAGCGTGTGCAAGTTCTGGTTTCTCTCGTGAATGGACTAGGGCTAGGCACAGCTAGTAATGTTGCCAACGCTATCAAAATTTTCGATGACCAAGCCAAAATTCCTGACTATGCCAAAGATGAGATAGCCAAAGCCATAGATAAAAGAATTATCGTCAATCATCCCAACTTGAAGCAACTCAACCCCACCCGCGATGCCACAAGGGCGGAGGTAGCGGTGATGGTTTATCAAGCCTTGGTCGATGCTGGCCGTGTAGCGGCGATTGATTCGCAATATATTGTGAATGGTTAA
- a CDS encoding DUF6737 family protein has product MSEQKPLNPWDYKPWWCQPWSIVLTSVILISGSWFLFKIIWLTILVSIPVLIWMGFFVFIWPQLMIRSGILESYQKENS; this is encoded by the coding sequence ATGTCTGAACAAAAACCTTTAAATCCTTGGGATTATAAACCTTGGTGGTGTCAACCTTGGTCTATAGTTTTGACATCTGTAATCTTGATTAGTGGTAGTTGGTTCCTATTTAAAATTATTTGGTTAACAATTCTTGTGTCAATTCCTGTACTTATTTGGATGGGCTTTTTTGTGTTTATTTGGCCACAGTTAATGATTCGCAGTGGAATTTTAGAATCATATCAAAAGGAAAATTCCTAA
- a CDS encoding adenylate kinase, which produces MKKVAVFGNAGGGKSTLSQKLSQITGLPLHVLDKIKFQPGGAAVAQEDYQQTHQQILATDRWIIDGFGSMETLWPRLDEADTLVYVDLPLYVHFWWVTKRLITGYFQPPEGWPQNSPIFKSSLSSYRALWLCHKYLTPKYRECIQQAQSTKNVYHIRSIQQISQFLELIEHETNFSDF; this is translated from the coding sequence ATGAAAAAAGTAGCAGTATTTGGCAATGCTGGCGGCGGTAAATCAACACTCAGCCAGAAATTATCCCAAATCACTGGTTTACCACTTCACGTCTTGGACAAGATTAAATTTCAACCAGGCGGTGCTGCGGTTGCTCAAGAAGATTATCAGCAAACCCATCAGCAAATTTTAGCCACTGACCGATGGATTATTGATGGGTTTGGCAGTATGGAAACCCTCTGGCCACGATTGGATGAAGCAGATACCCTGGTTTATGTCGATTTACCGCTATATGTGCATTTTTGGTGGGTAACTAAAAGATTAATCACAGGTTACTTTCAACCGCCAGAAGGCTGGCCACAAAATAGCCCAATCTTCAAGAGTTCCCTGAGTAGTTACCGCGCACTTTGGTTATGTCATAAATATTTAACCCCAAAATATCGTGAGTGCATCCAGCAGGCTCAAAGCACTAAAAATGTCTATCACATTCGCTCGATTCAACAGATTTCGCAGTTTTTGGAACTAATTGAACATGAGACTAACTTTAGCGATTTCTAG
- the mrdA gene encoding penicillin-binding protein 2, with product MALFSSPLSNSKKDTRTVGRGIQSIFLIGFTLLTLVGIEARLAYLQIVEGSQLRKRAESNRVRTILKQPERGNIFDRNGKLLATTRYPHSVYLWPLAHTKPSWSVVAPRLSKILGISQEEMEKKLDAAGANSASLIRIARDVSEAQITALKEYESELKDVEINTDAVRYYPHGQELAHVLGYTRELTPEQLKDKQKEGYRLGDVIGQMGIEKAYETTLRGEWGGQQVEVDGAGRPIRILGEKQAKAGKDLHLTIDWELQKAADKALGKYQGAIVALDPRNGAVLAMVSHPDFDPNIFSKQKLSEKDWESVQGKDHPLVNRALSAFPPASTFKIVTTTAGLESGKFSPGTVLQTYGSLTVGGVTFGEWNHAGFGPLGFPRAMAMSSDTFFYQIGKGVGGPTLITWAQKYGFGQKTGIEFPSEETRGLVPDENWKQKAWKIPWTVGDTINMSIGQGALQVTPLQSAIMFSVPANGGYRVKPHLLKDNEEAKSWRESLNMKQSTINVLRDGLRKVITEGTGKRLNLPTIAPASGKSGTAEAGVGRPNHTWFGAYAPSDRPEITVVAFGENSGDHGGTVCGPMVLQVLEAYFQHKYPGKYQKPESANSQNGSAVNGD from the coding sequence ATGGCGTTATTTTCATCACCCTTATCGAACAGCAAAAAAGATACACGGACTGTTGGACGCGGTATTCAATCAATATTTTTAATTGGGTTCACTTTATTGACGCTGGTTGGAATTGAAGCACGATTAGCATATTTACAAATCGTTGAAGGATCTCAACTGCGAAAACGTGCTGAATCTAACCGTGTTCGGACAATTCTCAAACAACCAGAACGAGGTAATATTTTTGACCGGAATGGGAAGTTGTTAGCCACCACCAGATATCCCCATTCTGTATATTTGTGGCCTCTAGCACACACTAAACCATCTTGGTCAGTGGTTGCGCCACGGTTATCCAAAATTCTGGGTATTTCCCAAGAAGAAATGGAAAAGAAACTGGATGCGGCTGGCGCTAACTCAGCTTCACTGATTCGGATTGCGCGTGATGTCAGCGAAGCCCAAATTACGGCGTTAAAAGAGTATGAAAGCGAACTGAAAGATGTGGAAATTAACACAGATGCAGTACGCTACTATCCACATGGGCAAGAATTAGCCCATGTACTGGGTTATACAAGGGAACTGACCCCCGAACAGTTAAAAGATAAGCAAAAAGAAGGCTACCGTCTGGGTGATGTGATTGGTCAGATGGGTATAGAAAAAGCTTATGAAACGACATTACGCGGTGAATGGGGTGGTCAGCAAGTGGAAGTGGATGGCGCAGGTCGCCCAATCCGCATTTTAGGGGAAAAACAAGCTAAAGCTGGCAAGGATTTACATTTAACTATAGATTGGGAACTGCAAAAAGCCGCCGACAAAGCTTTAGGTAAGTATCAAGGTGCAATTGTCGCCCTTGATCCCCGAAATGGTGCAGTTTTAGCGATGGTGTCTCATCCTGATTTCGACCCGAATATTTTTTCTAAGCAAAAACTCTCCGAGAAAGATTGGGAAAGTGTGCAAGGAAAAGACCATCCTTTAGTTAATCGGGCTTTAAGTGCTTTTCCGCCTGCAAGTACGTTCAAAATTGTCACCACTACGGCGGGGTTAGAATCGGGTAAATTTTCTCCTGGAACAGTGTTGCAAACCTATGGTTCTTTGACTGTTGGTGGTGTAACTTTTGGTGAATGGAATCATGCGGGATTTGGGCCTTTGGGATTTCCCAGGGCAATGGCTATGAGTAGTGATACATTCTTTTATCAAATTGGTAAAGGTGTTGGTGGCCCGACTTTAATTACATGGGCGCAGAAATACGGTTTCGGTCAAAAAACTGGAATTGAGTTCCCCAGCGAAGAAACTAGGGGTTTGGTTCCCGATGAAAATTGGAAACAAAAAGCTTGGAAGATACCTTGGACTGTAGGCGACACAATTAATATGTCCATTGGTCAAGGTGCTTTGCAAGTCACACCACTGCAATCAGCAATTATGTTTTCTGTCCCTGCTAATGGGGGATATCGTGTCAAACCCCATTTATTGAAAGATAACGAGGAAGCAAAAAGTTGGCGCGAGTCTTTAAATATGAAGCAGTCAACTATTAATGTTCTCCGCGATGGACTGCGAAAGGTAATTACTGAAGGTACAGGGAAACGTTTAAATCTACCAACGATCGCCCCTGCTTCTGGTAAGAGTGGTACAGCAGAGGCTGGTGTTGGTCGGCCTAATCATACATGGTTTGGTGCTTATGCCCCAAGCGATCGCCCAGAAATTACCGTTGTCGCCTTTGGGGAAAATTCCGGGGATCACGGTGGTACAGTCTGCGGCCCAATGGTTTTACAGGTATTGGAAGCATATTTCCAACATAAGTATCCAGGGAAGTACCAAAAACCAGAATCAGCTAATTCTCAAAATGGTAGTGCTGTTAACGGCGACTAA
- a CDS encoding ABC transporter ATP-binding protein, which produces MAQSVVQNQRGITSFQPLDVELRNVFKFFKQEPAVHGIDLDVRQGEFFSILGPSGCGKTTTLRLIAGFETADAGKVLIQGQPMTNVPPYRRPVNTVFQSYALFNHLNVWDNIAFGLQLKKLRKSEIESRVTEALKLVKMESLRSRFPNQLSGGQQQRVALARALVNQPAVVLLDEPLAALDLKLRKEMQVELSNLHQKLGLTFILVTHDQEEALSLSDRIAVMNQGKIEQIGTPSEIYEHPQTAFVADFIGDTNLFSGEIAAVEAECIQVLTKTGLKIIVTRYEDTPIELSQSVVVSVRPEKIQLSIYPPNLPTNCFEGRLVNVMYLGTHVTYVVELTNGININVLQPNTFGNLPDRDTPIYVLWAESDCLAISQ; this is translated from the coding sequence ATGGCTCAATCTGTTGTGCAGAATCAGAGGGGTATTACGTCGTTTCAGCCTTTGGATGTGGAACTGCGTAACGTGTTTAAGTTCTTCAAGCAAGAACCAGCCGTACATGGAATCGATTTGGATGTCCGCCAAGGGGAGTTTTTTAGTATTTTAGGCCCCTCTGGTTGTGGCAAGACAACAACATTACGTTTAATTGCTGGATTTGAAACTGCGGATGCGGGTAAGGTGTTGATTCAAGGTCAACCGATGACGAATGTGCCGCCTTATCGCCGTCCAGTCAATACTGTATTTCAAAGTTACGCGCTGTTCAATCACCTGAATGTTTGGGATAACATCGCCTTTGGACTGCAATTAAAAAAACTTCGTAAATCAGAAATTGAAAGTCGAGTGACAGAAGCTTTAAAACTCGTCAAAATGGAAAGTTTGCGATCGCGCTTTCCCAATCAACTTTCTGGTGGTCAACAGCAAAGGGTAGCATTAGCTAGGGCATTAGTAAATCAACCGGCTGTGGTGCTGTTAGATGAACCTTTAGCCGCGTTGGATTTAAAGCTGCGGAAAGAGATGCAGGTTGAGTTGTCTAATTTACATCAAAAGTTAGGCTTAACCTTTATTTTAGTGACTCACGACCAAGAAGAAGCTTTGTCTTTGAGCGATCGCATTGCGGTGATGAATCAAGGCAAAATTGAGCAAATTGGTACACCCAGCGAAATTTACGAACATCCCCAAACCGCTTTTGTGGCTGATTTTATTGGTGATACTAATTTATTTAGTGGGGAAATTGCTGCTGTCGAAGCTGAATGTATCCAAGTTCTCACCAAAACGGGTCTAAAAATTATCGTCACCCGCTATGAAGATACACCCATCGAATTATCTCAATCTGTAGTGGTGAGTGTACGTCCCGAAAAAATTCAACTATCAATCTATCCACCCAATTTACCAACTAACTGCTTTGAAGGCAGACTAGTTAATGTTATGTATTTAGGAACCCATGTTACTTATGTTGTTGAATTAACCAATGGCATAAATATCAATGTTCTCCAACCTAATACCTTTGGTAATTTGCCAGACAGAGATACACCAATTTATGTTTTATGGGCTGAAAGTGATTGTTTGGCTATTAGTCAATAG
- a CDS encoding four helix bundle protein, giving the protein MSTKRFQDLRVYQLSEKLADEIWQIVHNWKPLAQDTVGKQIVRSADSIGANIAEGMGRGSYQENKRFVRIARGSLNETQHWLRRAYKRNLLTLEQTQSIKNIINELAPKLNSYLKSIGNTSNPNDQ; this is encoded by the coding sequence ATGTCAACTAAACGCTTTCAAGATTTACGAGTTTATCAATTATCAGAAAAATTAGCCGATGAAATTTGGCAAATTGTTCATAATTGGAAACCTTTAGCTCAAGATACTGTGGGTAAACAAATTGTACGTTCAGCAGATAGTATTGGTGCAAATATAGCGGAGGGAATGGGTAGAGGTAGTTATCAAGAAAATAAACGTTTTGTTAGGATAGCAAGAGGTTCATTGAATGAAACGCAACATTGGCTAAGACGTGCTTATAAACGTAATCTTTTAACTCTTGAACAAACTCAGAGTATCAAAAATATTATTAATGAACTAGCGCCAAAGTTAAACTCATACTTAAAATCAATAGGCAATACTTCCAACCCAAATGACCAATGA
- a CDS encoding spermidine/putrescine ABC transporter substrate-binding protein, with product MTNRRKFLQKLAALSSLSLTGCGWRLANVRAATQSSKSDKLYLYTWTQYADKKLIQTFSTQTGLQVLVDTYDSNEVMLAKVLAGGGGAYSVIYPSDYMVQKMVEKNLLIELNHSRLNGLENLFPQFKNPSYDPNNRYSLPFNWGTTGLIYNSEVLPKAPADWEYLWQNQETLNKRMTLLNDVREVMGAVLRMLGYSYNSKEEEELQQAYNKLKQLKPAIAAFDTDAWQNQMLAGDLVLAMCYSADAIRVIQENPKFKYVIPRSGSSLWTDTIVVPKSSPNTDGAYAWINFILQPEVAASVSQHLNIATPNSAGFEQLPQKIKTNKNLFPETAILEKCERITPLGDFEEVYERFWTQLTSA from the coding sequence ATGACAAATAGAAGAAAATTCTTACAAAAATTAGCAGCACTTTCCAGCTTATCTTTAACTGGTTGTGGTTGGAGATTAGCTAATGTGCGGGCGGCAACACAATCAAGTAAAAGTGATAAATTGTACCTTTATACTTGGACACAATATGCTGATAAAAAGTTAATCCAAACTTTCAGCACTCAAACTGGGTTACAAGTACTTGTAGATACTTATGATTCTAATGAAGTGATGTTAGCTAAAGTCTTAGCCGGAGGTGGTGGTGCTTACAGTGTAATTTATCCATCTGACTATATGGTACAGAAGATGGTCGAGAAAAATTTGTTAATCGAATTAAATCACTCTCGCCTCAATGGTTTAGAGAATTTATTTCCCCAATTTAAAAACCCTAGCTACGACCCCAATAACCGCTACAGTTTACCATTTAACTGGGGAACGACGGGTTTAATTTATAATTCTGAAGTTTTGCCAAAAGCCCCAGCCGACTGGGAATATCTTTGGCAAAATCAAGAGACACTCAATAAGCGAATGACCTTACTCAATGATGTGCGTGAGGTAATGGGTGCAGTATTAAGAATGTTGGGTTATTCTTATAACTCAAAAGAGGAGGAAGAACTACAACAAGCATATAACAAATTAAAGCAATTAAAACCAGCGATCGCTGCTTTCGATACTGATGCTTGGCAAAATCAAATGCTGGCGGGAGATTTAGTCTTAGCAATGTGTTATTCAGCCGATGCAATTCGCGTCATTCAAGAAAACCCTAAATTTAAATATGTCATTCCGCGCAGTGGTTCTTCTTTATGGACTGATACAATTGTCGTGCCGAAAAGCTCACCTAATACTGATGGAGCTTATGCTTGGATTAACTTTATTTTACAACCAGAAGTTGCAGCCAGTGTTAGCCAACATTTAAATATTGCTACCCCAAATAGTGCAGGGTTTGAACAATTACCCCAAAAAATCAAAACTAATAAAAATTTATTCCCCGAAACCGCAATTTTAGAAAAGTGCGAACGGATTACTCCTCTGGGAGATTTTGAGGAAGTTTATGAGCGTTTCTGGACGCAATTAACTAGTGCCTAA
- a CDS encoding ABC transporter permease subunit, which produces MQKLHRPTFNFLQPLILLAPAAIWLLLLLVLPAIIIFQLSLVPNIRPGDLVNPSGLDNYLRIFDPLYVQVILRSLWLALGTTIICLICGFPVAYWIAQIAPKQWRNLLLLAFILPLWTSSLLRSYAWITILRPTGLFNSILSNLGLPTLELLNRPPAVFIGMSYSLLPYMVLILYASLEKLDKRLLEAAADLGANPTQTFWKVTVPQVSPGITAGSILVFITGLGDFVDPELLGGASSMTAARLVYNQFLGVTQNWGFGSALSMALILAVSVAIAFLIKYGEPTPSR; this is translated from the coding sequence ATTCAAAAATTACATCGCCCTACATTTAACTTTTTACAACCGTTAATCTTACTAGCTCCGGCAGCTATTTGGTTATTATTATTACTAGTACTGCCAGCAATTATCATTTTTCAACTAAGTTTAGTTCCCAATATTCGCCCAGGAGATTTAGTCAATCCTAGCGGATTAGATAATTATCTGCGGATATTTGATCCGTTGTATGTGCAAGTTATTTTGCGATCGCTGTGGTTAGCATTAGGCACAACTATAATTTGTTTAATCTGCGGCTTTCCTGTGGCTTATTGGATAGCACAAATCGCCCCAAAACAATGGCGAAATTTACTATTATTAGCTTTTATCTTACCTTTGTGGACTTCTTCTTTACTGCGTTCTTATGCTTGGATTACAATTTTGCGTCCTACTGGTTTATTTAATAGTATTTTGAGTAATTTAGGTTTACCAACTTTAGAATTACTTAACCGTCCTCCGGCTGTATTTATCGGTATGAGTTACAGCTTGTTACCTTATATGGTATTAATTTTATATGCTTCTTTAGAAAAATTAGACAAGCGTTTACTAGAAGCTGCTGCTGATTTAGGTGCGAACCCAACACAGACTTTTTGGAAAGTCACAGTACCGCAAGTTTCCCCAGGAATTACGGCTGGTTCAATTTTAGTTTTTATTACCGGATTAGGAGATTTTGTTGATCCTGAACTCTTAGGTGGGGCTTCCAGTATGACTGCGGCGCGGCTAGTTTATAATCAGTTCCTTGGTGTAACCCAAAATTGGGGTTTTGGTTCAGCATTGAGTATGGCATTAATTTTAGCAGTGAGTGTAGCGATCGCCTTTCTGATTAAATATGGTGAACCAACGCCCAGCCGCTAA
- a CDS encoding Uma2 family endonuclease has translation MNIASTQALTLAEFLKLPETKPSLEYINGEIIPKSMPKGRHSRLQGKLCGAVNDISEQQKIAYAFPELRCSFGDRSIVPDVAVFIWSRILLTVDGEVPDNFELAPDWTIEILSPEQKPNQVIGNILYCLKFGSRLGWFIDPDDLSILVFLPEQQPELFQGDDILPMLPEIELVLTVNQVFSWLKMGN, from the coding sequence ATGAATATTGCTTCAACTCAAGCTCTCACCTTAGCAGAATTTCTCAAGCTACCAGAAACTAAGCCCAGCTTAGAATACATTAATGGCGAAATCATACCAAAATCAATGCCAAAAGGGAGACATAGCCGTTTACAAGGTAAATTATGCGGTGCAGTAAATGACATTAGTGAACAGCAAAAAATTGCTTACGCATTTCCTGAATTACGGTGTAGCTTTGGCGATCGCTCAATCGTACCAGATGTGGCAGTATTTATATGGAGCAGAATACTGTTAACCGTTGATGGCGAAGTTCCAGATAACTTTGAACTAGCGCCCGACTGGACAATTGAGATTCTATCCCCAGAACAAAAACCAAACCAAGTAATTGGTAATATTCTGTATTGTTTAAAGTTTGGTAGTCGTTTGGGGTGGTTCATCGACCCCGATGATTTAAGTATTTTAGTATTTTTACCAGAACAGCAACCAGAGTTATTTCAGGGAGATGATATTTTGCCCATGTTACCTGAAATTGAGTTGGTACTAACTGTTAATCAAGTTTTTAGTTGGTTAAAAATGGGCAATTAG